Genomic DNA from Amycolatopsis alba DSM 44262:
GCGCATCGCCAAGCGTCTCCCCGAGGAGGCGCCGGTGCTGGAGCTGGACGTCACCAACCAGGAGCACCTCGACTCGCTCGCCGACCGCGTCCGTGAGCACGTCGACGGGCTCGACGGCGTGCTGCACTCGATCGGGTTCGCCCCGCAGTCCTGCCTCGGCGCGCCGTTCCTGGACGCCCCCGGCGAGGACGTGAAGGTGGCCGTCGACGTCTCGGCGTTCTCCTTCAAGTCCCTGGCCGTCGCGACCCTGCCGCTGCTCTCGCCGGGTTCGTCGATCGTCGGCATGGACTTCGACGCGCGCGTCGCGTGGCCCGTCTACAACTGGATGGGCGTGGCGAAGGCGGCGCTGGAGTCGGTGAACCGGTACTTGGCGCGCGACCTCGGCCCGAAGGGCATCCGGGTCAACCTGGTCAGCGCCGGTCCGATGAAGACCATGGCGGCGAAGTCGATCCCCGGTTTCTCCGAGCTGGAGGAGGGCTGGGGTGACCGCGCGCCGCTCGGCTGGGACAGCTCCGACCCGGACCCGACGGCGAAGTCGGTCTGCGCCGTGCTGTCGGACTGGCTGCCCGCCACGACCGGCTCGATGATCATGGTCGACGGCGGAGTGCACGCCCTCGGCATCTGAGTTCGCGAGTACATGAAGGCCCCCTTCCTTGCGTCAGGCGCAAGGAAGGGGGCCTTCATGTACTTCAGGGCAGGACGGCGTTCGCGACGTGCCAGGAGTCCTCGAGCAGCAGGTACTTGGTGATCAGGCCGTCGTCGTTCACCTCGAACTCGATGGTGAACGCCGTCTCGATGACCTTGCCGGTGCTG
This window encodes:
- the fabI gene encoding enoyl-ACP reductase FabI; translation: MPGLLEGKRLLITGVITDASLAFHAAKIAQQEGAKVVLTGFGRLSLVERIAKRLPEEAPVLELDVTNQEHLDSLADRVREHVDGLDGVLHSIGFAPQSCLGAPFLDAPGEDVKVAVDVSAFSFKSLAVATLPLLSPGSSIVGMDFDARVAWPVYNWMGVAKAALESVNRYLARDLGPKGIRVNLVSAGPMKTMAAKSIPGFSELEEGWGDRAPLGWDSSDPDPTAKSVCAVLSDWLPATTGSMIMVDGGVHALGI